ACGGTAAGAAACCCACAAAGTTCAGATGCAATGCTGCTTGCACTTTGACCAGAATAATCCTTCAGAGAAGATATGGGAAGAGTTAGAAGTGTTCTTTACtacgcccccccccccccccccacacacacacacacacagagccACGGAGTGTGCACGCACTCTCTCTCTTCCCATGTGCATGTGCACATAACAATACCTTAAACATTATTGCACTGGCAAGAATTGTAAAGGAAGTAAACCCAGCATAGTAAATGGGAGAAACAACTGCTGTGTTGAATGTATCTAATGCCTGCAACCACACCACATCATTAGGAAACAGCTTGTATTGAACCTGAATCATAATCAAGGCAATGCAACATCTTCTCTAAATTTGGAGGAGACTTGGAATCTTCCAAAATGCACAAGAAGAATAGGGAGAGAGAATCGTCTTCTAATGGACCCATTGTCACAGATTTTCCAAGTTTATTCAGCACTTGTCATCAAATAGCCATGAACTTTTAAGATGAGggaattaaaagtaaaaaagaaaaaagcaccTCCATTCACAGGGCTAATGTGCATCTGCTGTTCTATTGATCCTATCACCTACACATTCTCAACAAGACCACACATTTGTCTAGATTGAATTCTTGCAGGTGTATCATGGGAGATCTATGGTGGAGATCAATTGAGGTTCGAAAACCCTCATGTAAAGAAAATATCTGCCTAGAAGTGTATTAGTTGTACTGCATAATAAATATTGGTTGAAATGTTGCACAAAGTGGTTGAATTATGTTatgtgtatattaaaaaaacattgtccACGCCTAAGGGTCCAGTCAGCTTCATTCCATGCAAAAAAGCACTGCTACGTTAGtgcaaattaagaaataaaaacacttcTTTTATGTATAAGATTGTAAGAAGACAGAATCTGCTAAGCATTCCTAATTTTTGACAGATTTTTAAGCATATTCATCCTCaattaaatgatgtttttaggTCCCTTAAATAATATACACTAATAGTTCTGGTTATAGCTATGTAGGTCCTAGGTAAGACTACAAAGTCGCAGGTActaaatcattttaaatctttatgGATATCAGATCCCTCAAGATCAGCATGTCTGTGAACACCCCCACCTAGATCCTAAAAACATGCACAGCTAATGGCTTAGAGGCAATGGTGAAAGTCCTAGTCTCAGGAAGGCCATAGATGCATTCAATTATCAGTAAGAAGATAGGACAGCAACTCCTTTTAGAGTAGTAAAGTAATTCAGTCTTCATTAGCATAAGTATTTTTGTCACAGGGAAAATGGTTAAATATCACCACCTTACCAGCATGTAGCACTacatgtcaaaaatatataaccATTCAGATAATACTATATTGTGCTAGAACTGCATATTAAGATACTAACCATGTTTAGATAATTTAATTGAGTGATGATGCAAGTAATTACGACCATTGCGAAAATCCATGTTTGAAAGTATTTGGCCTGGTTTATGCCCTCTATGGTTAACTTTATAGCAATGCCAATGGCTTTTATACTCATAACCTGCAAAAAAGACAACatgtagttattattataggaaTACATGCAAATGTTCCATTAGGATTAAAGTTTCAAAGCTCCTAGACCACATATGCATAAACCAAAGGTGTTAAATTTGTTTAATCTTGGTAAACATTTAGCAAGAGGCCTACAAGAAACTTACAGTCAATGATCCAATTACAGAGCAAATTCCTATATACACCAAAATGTTGGTTTGGCCATAGCGtggagaaaaatacaaaatcagcACCAATGATATAGCTACCACAGAGGCTGTATACAAGAGAAAtgctggaaaagaaaaaaaaaatcacatcaaattgATTGGGAGGAAAGGTAGAAACAAGAAATTAGCACTTATAAGGATGACAGACTACCTGGCTGAATAGCTAATTCCCAGATTTCTTCTACTGAATTGATGGACCGTTCTTCAGGTGCATGTAAAACAATCACAGTAGAACCAACAATACATAGAAGACAACCCAACACCCCCATTTTTTGCAGCTTCTCCTTCAACAAGAAATGGGCTAATACAGCACTGCCCATGTTTACACAAACACAATCAGACACA
This genomic interval from Populus alba chromosome 1, ASM523922v2, whole genome shotgun sequence contains the following:
- the LOC118055361 gene encoding probable magnesium transporter NIPA6; this encodes MYSSNLLGFILAMVSSAFIGSSFIIKKKGLRKAGVSGPRASSGGYGYLLEPLWWIGMITMIVGEISNFVAYIYAPAVLVTPLGALSIIVSAVLAHFLLKEKLQKMGVLGCLLCIVGSTVIVLHAPEERSINSVEEIWELAIQPAFLLYTASVVAISLVLILYFSPRYGQTNILVYIGICSVIGSLTVMSIKAIGIAIKLTIEGINQAKYFQTWIFAMVVITCIITQLNYLNMALDTFNTAVVSPIYYAGFTSFTILASAIMFKDYSGQSASSIASELCGFLTVLSGTAVLHSTREPDPPTLPDLYTPLSPKVSWYIQGNGEHWKQKDEDGSPPDFITILRQDHFK